One window of Pseudacidobacterium ailaaui genomic DNA carries:
- a CDS encoding TonB-dependent receptor — translation MLLSLCAWAQADRGSIGGKVTDAAGAVVPNVTVELKNEATGVIQSTVTNSAGDYLFQALNPGSYTLSITHPGFKQMQRTHVVVDVNATNEQDIALELGSASQTVQVTAGIQNMSTTSPSVGLVVEQRSIQELPLIYGNPFSLEVLAPGILPSGVNPNIHTYDSSTANVSVNGSALNSLEYRLDGAPDNRIRLSAYTPSTEMINQYRVETASYDATEGHSSGGFVNVSLKSGTDQFHGGAFVYYQDPSINANTWTIGNSSSAAKPSWIREGADLGGPIWKQKAFFFFGWEHSRAGNPNVLVQTVPTLAERQGDFSALYALDTKHPAGTTNTWQIYNPLSGHLCSSSGTEVCRNPYPNNQVTNISSIAQKILSYWPKPNAPGNSDGSNNYSYAAREPDYYYALAGRIDYNPTPSQNIFGHIVWSRRMQKDKNAYFFPVSGTTLTYLNHGIALGDTWTLSPLTLLDMHLTWTRFVNQNVLPSQGLLNATDLGMPDYLVNGLPPAANAFPRIDATGYTSLNSDSGVLSHDDVTMASIQISHELGNHFLRAGFEYRMYNTNGGSTAQSNGRYNATGKYATANSNTSAQSIGQSLAELESGIVDTSYITINADFASRSNYMAGWLQDDWKALPNLTLNAGLRWEYEGPLSERNFKANTYFDFAATNPVASAAQTNYAKNAASYPSVLPAPGQFQVNGGLRFADQNGFGRQLYRSQVLNLLPRVGLSYRFEQNSVLHAGYGIFDDSLQTFYMSGGNAGSTTTFLLYQQGFSATTTQSATPDNGLTFPSTLANPFPNGIAQPTGSSLGLETFLGQSVSFQPTNPKTIYNQRWSLDVQHQFGSWVAMVGYVGNHGLHLPVSQQFDAIPQQYLSRVTNEFDNAVYKELVASVPNPFYKVLPSTVSLGSSKTTSVAQLLLPYPEFTGVTAYTNNGMSNYHSLQAMMLRRFTNGASFTSAFTWSKTMDATQYLNASDAKPWYGLSANDRTFRLALSGIYEFPFGTGRRFFNQSNAVVRAIISGWQMQGLYQVQSGQPLSFNPESTSPVYTGSNPVNSAWGRGGYKKSIQPGQAGYWFNIANWLTNTSSSGCTTNLCPGVLPNSYQVRTFPIRFDGLRADFLNQFDAGVQRNFAVWRETQLQFRGEAINALNHPVYSAPSTDWTNKAFGQITSQANQPRVYQFSAFLRF, via the coding sequence TTGCTACTTTCCCTTTGTGCCTGGGCGCAGGCGGACCGTGGTAGTATCGGCGGAAAAGTCACCGACGCTGCTGGCGCAGTCGTACCGAATGTGACCGTTGAACTGAAAAACGAAGCCACCGGTGTCATACAGAGTACGGTTACAAACAGCGCAGGCGACTACCTCTTTCAGGCCCTAAATCCGGGGTCCTACACGCTTTCCATTACACATCCAGGCTTTAAGCAGATGCAGCGGACGCACGTTGTGGTCGACGTGAATGCCACAAATGAGCAGGACATTGCTCTTGAATTGGGCTCTGCCTCGCAAACTGTGCAGGTCACCGCAGGCATCCAGAACATGTCGACCACCTCACCCTCCGTGGGACTCGTGGTTGAGCAGCGCAGCATTCAGGAGCTGCCTTTGATCTATGGCAACCCGTTTTCGCTTGAGGTCCTGGCGCCCGGAATTCTGCCCTCAGGCGTCAATCCCAACATCCACACCTATGACAGCAGCACGGCGAATGTTTCCGTCAATGGGTCTGCGTTGAATTCCCTCGAATACCGACTGGACGGCGCTCCTGACAATCGCATCCGCCTCTCTGCCTATACGCCCTCCACCGAGATGATCAACCAATACCGGGTGGAGACAGCAAGCTATGACGCCACAGAAGGGCATTCCTCCGGCGGCTTTGTGAATGTCAGCCTGAAATCAGGCACAGACCAATTCCATGGTGGCGCGTTTGTCTATTATCAGGACCCGAGCATCAATGCAAACACCTGGACCATTGGCAATTCAAGCTCGGCAGCCAAGCCCTCCTGGATCCGCGAAGGTGCTGACCTGGGCGGGCCAATCTGGAAGCAGAAGGCATTTTTCTTTTTCGGATGGGAGCACAGCCGCGCCGGGAACCCGAATGTTCTTGTGCAGACGGTCCCCACTTTGGCAGAGCGGCAAGGGGATTTCTCTGCCCTCTATGCGCTGGATACAAAGCATCCTGCGGGTACCACGAATACATGGCAGATCTACAACCCTTTGAGCGGGCACCTGTGCAGCAGCAGTGGGACGGAGGTATGCCGGAACCCCTATCCCAACAACCAGGTGACCAACATCAGTTCTATTGCGCAAAAGATCCTCTCCTATTGGCCGAAACCGAATGCTCCCGGAAATTCGGATGGAAGCAACAACTATTCGTATGCCGCGCGCGAACCCGACTATTACTATGCGCTGGCTGGACGCATTGACTACAATCCCACTCCCAGCCAGAACATCTTCGGGCATATTGTCTGGAGCCGCCGCATGCAAAAGGACAAGAATGCATACTTTTTCCCCGTTTCCGGAACAACACTGACATATCTCAACCATGGCATTGCCTTGGGCGACACATGGACACTCTCGCCCCTGACCCTGCTGGACATGCATCTGACTTGGACCCGTTTTGTGAACCAGAACGTGCTTCCCTCACAGGGCCTGCTGAATGCCACGGATCTGGGAATGCCGGATTATCTGGTGAACGGACTTCCCCCAGCAGCCAATGCTTTCCCACGCATCGATGCGACCGGATATACCTCGTTGAATTCCGACAGCGGCGTGCTTTCTCATGACGATGTCACCATGGCGTCCATCCAGATAAGCCATGAGCTGGGTAATCACTTCCTGCGGGCCGGTTTTGAATACCGTATGTACAACACCAATGGCGGTTCCACGGCGCAGTCCAATGGTCGCTATAATGCAACGGGAAAATATGCTACGGCCAACAGCAATACTTCGGCCCAGTCCATCGGGCAGAGCCTGGCGGAATTGGAAAGTGGCATTGTTGATACTTCCTACATCACCATCAACGCTGATTTTGCTTCACGCTCCAATTACATGGCGGGCTGGCTGCAGGATGACTGGAAGGCCCTGCCCAACCTGACGCTCAATGCTGGACTGCGTTGGGAATATGAAGGGCCTCTCTCTGAGCGGAATTTCAAGGCCAATACTTATTTTGATTTTGCCGCAACCAATCCTGTGGCCTCTGCCGCACAGACCAACTATGCAAAAAATGCAGCGTCCTATCCCTCGGTGCTCCCGGCCCCCGGACAGTTTCAGGTCAATGGCGGCCTGCGTTTTGCTGACCAGAACGGATTTGGACGTCAGCTCTATCGCTCGCAGGTCCTCAATCTGCTTCCTCGCGTTGGGCTTTCCTACCGGTTTGAGCAGAATTCCGTGCTGCATGCCGGATACGGGATCTTCGATGATTCCCTGCAGACCTTTTATATGTCGGGCGGAAATGCCGGATCCACAACCACCTTTCTGCTTTATCAGCAAGGCTTCAGTGCAACCACCACGCAGAGCGCGACCCCGGACAATGGACTGACCTTCCCCAGCACTTTGGCCAATCCCTTTCCCAATGGAATTGCACAGCCTACTGGCAGCTCTCTCGGATTGGAAACGTTCCTGGGCCAGTCTGTCAGCTTCCAGCCTACAAACCCAAAGACCATCTATAACCAGCGGTGGAGTTTGGATGTCCAGCACCAGTTTGGTTCCTGGGTGGCCATGGTGGGATATGTGGGCAATCACGGTCTTCATCTGCCTGTCAGCCAGCAGTTTGACGCGATTCCGCAGCAGTATCTCTCCCGCGTGACCAATGAATTCGATAACGCTGTGTATAAGGAACTAGTGGCCAGCGTTCCGAATCCCTTCTATAAAGTCCTTCCCAGTACCGTTTCGCTGGGATCCTCCAAGACAACGAGCGTGGCGCAACTGCTGTTGCCTTATCCGGAATTTACAGGGGTTACGGCATATACAAACAATGGGATGTCAAACTACCACTCGTTGCAGGCCATGATGTTGCGACGCTTCACCAATGGTGCATCTTTTACCTCGGCCTTCACCTGGTCAAAAACAATGGATGCCACGCAGTATCTGAATGCTTCCGACGCAAAACCTTGGTATGGGCTTTCCGCAAACGATCGCACCTTCCGCCTGGCCCTCTCCGGCATTTATGAATTTCCCTTCGGAACGGGGCGGCGGTTTTTCAACCAAAGCAACGCTGTGGTGCGCGCCATCATTAGCGGATGGCAGATGCAGGGGCTTTATCAGGTCCAAAGCGGGCAGCCTTTGTCCTTTAATCCGGAAAGCACCAGTCCGGTGTACACCGGGAGCAATCCAGTAAATTCAGCCTGGGGGCGTGGTGGTTATAAGAAGTCCATCCAGCCCGGACAAGCCGGATACTGGTTCAACATCGCCAACTGGCTGACCAATACCAGCTCCTCCGGCTGCACTACGAACCTTTGTCCCGGTGTGCTGCCGAACTCCTACCAGGTTCGCACTTTTCCCATCCGTTTTGATGGGCTGCGGGCCGATTTCTTGAACCAGTTTGACGCCGGTGTGCAAAGAAACTTCGCCGTCTGGCGAGAGACCCAGCTCCAGTTCCGCGGCGAGGCCATCAACGCACTGAATCATCCTGTTTACAGTGCTCCGAGCACCGACTGGACCAACAAGGCATTCGGCCAGATTACCTCGCAGGCCAACCAGCCACGGGTCTATCAGTTTTCAGCCTTTTTGCGCTTCTGA